A stretch of Corallococcus macrosporus DNA encodes these proteins:
- a CDS encoding AMP-binding protein yields MATLPPLDVTQVFTGKRIVFVGTTGFVGKVTLSMLLSHYGDVLDRVYVIVRKGSAASAERRFFDKVAPSEPFQPLRDRLGDEGAMAFIQEKCTILDGDITDPLVGLEEAQVAALTGQVHAIVNCAGLVSFNPSLEVGLNVNTHGVKNAVELALRWSVPLIHMSTAFVVGNRSGLVFEDEPVLGYFPKQGEMDGRDFSLEQELADADKIVARLREQADDKALTSLFRKKALDRLEEEGRDATDEKTLRLAVGRERKLWLSGELVRAGMERAQHWGWPNTYTYAKHLGEQVMAGTPGLRYSIVRPSIVESAAHFPFPGWNEGFTTSAPLAYAGIKGQRGIPAGDHAILDIIPVDQVAGATLGITAHAMQVEERRVYNLASGDVNPFLASRSVELVGLYRRRYYRNRETGNSLVNSLRSRIEPQPVSKQEFQLLSAPMLAKGAKLLKKAMDEVRPAWGAPRIQAMMDKARVALDEVESQADSLGGLIELFLPFLWENRYVFRCDNTRSVYERMVPADRAKIDWAPDRIDWREYFLGTHLPGLEKWVFPGLDEEREKRTAIPAHRDLLELFEATVHAYRHRVAFRMAAGEKEERFTFGEVHRYAARVGSYLMAQGIKRGDRVLLVSENRPEWAISYFGILRAGGTAVPVDPALTEAEVVNIAKRAAAKQCLVSEQAAQDFPGLFAALGEGVGVASLAEAMTGDPAYPDRIGPVRKSAAADDVASVIFTSGTTGTPKGVMLTHRNFASLVAKLAGAFDVGVGDGVLSVLPLHHTFEFSAGFLTPFMRGAEITYIDELTSDRLGDVFETGRVTAMIGVPALWQLLHRKITQEMAARPPVVEQALKALMAANGELRNRSSLNLGKLLFWPVHRKFGGRVKVLVSGGSALSEEVHQAFHELGFTMREGYGLTEAAPVLAVSEATNKRIKGTVGKALPGIEFKVLNPDNDGIGEVLAKGPNVMAGYFGDREATEAVVKDGWLHTGDLGRMDDEGRLYLMGRAKDVIVDANGKNVYPDELEELYQEHEHIKELSIVGLPEDAGGEKVACLCVPDFKDRPREEVRHELEEHFRKVSAGMPFYRRVKVLRFWDGELPRTSTRKVKRKRVVEELQRLDRVAASAGRVKEKAQAAPTTGGVSDWLHPLIAEVCHRPVSDVRPDAQLIGDLGFDSLMLTEMSVALEGAGVPLPAIEDLTQVQTVEDLRKLVVASGRRPSAETRARDIKKEAERAEEAEIPVPESVSALGRQLMSFGQKVLYGGVFDVKVTGKTFIPQNRNFLVIANHASHLDAGLVRVVLGDQGERMVSLAARDYFFDTPLKRAWFENFTNLIPIDRQGSLRESLRVAGEALRQGFNVLIFPEGTRSQTGELMEFKPTLGYLSLTYGVDVLPLYIHGAYEALPKGSMFPKTKELEVHVGPALEYASLKARAQGMARSEGYRYVTHIAEEAVRALRAGKVLDLEQVGADRDFTPPARALREGKDA; encoded by the coding sequence ATGGCCACGCTCCCCCCGCTGGACGTCACCCAGGTCTTCACCGGCAAGCGCATCGTCTTCGTCGGCACCACCGGCTTCGTGGGCAAGGTGACGCTGTCGATGTTGCTGTCCCACTACGGCGACGTGCTGGACCGGGTCTACGTCATCGTGCGCAAGGGCAGCGCCGCGTCCGCGGAGCGCCGCTTCTTCGACAAGGTGGCACCCAGCGAGCCCTTCCAGCCGCTGCGCGACCGCCTGGGCGACGAAGGCGCCATGGCGTTCATCCAAGAGAAGTGCACCATCCTGGATGGCGACATCACCGACCCCCTGGTGGGCCTGGAGGAGGCGCAGGTCGCCGCGCTCACCGGTCAGGTGCACGCCATCGTCAACTGCGCGGGCCTGGTGTCGTTCAACCCGTCGCTGGAGGTGGGCCTCAACGTCAACACCCACGGCGTGAAGAACGCGGTGGAGCTGGCGCTGCGCTGGAGCGTGCCGCTCATCCACATGTCCACCGCGTTCGTCGTGGGCAACCGCAGCGGGCTCGTGTTCGAGGACGAGCCGGTGCTGGGCTACTTCCCCAAGCAGGGGGAGATGGACGGGCGCGACTTCAGCCTGGAGCAGGAGCTGGCGGACGCGGACAAGATCGTCGCGCGCCTGCGTGAACAGGCGGATGACAAGGCGCTCACCTCCCTCTTCCGGAAGAAGGCGCTGGACCGCCTGGAGGAGGAAGGCCGCGACGCCACGGATGAGAAGACGCTGCGCCTGGCCGTGGGCCGCGAGCGCAAGCTGTGGCTGTCCGGCGAGCTGGTCCGCGCGGGCATGGAGCGCGCGCAGCACTGGGGCTGGCCCAACACGTACACGTACGCCAAGCACCTGGGTGAGCAGGTGATGGCGGGCACGCCGGGGCTTCGCTACTCCATCGTGCGGCCCTCCATCGTGGAGAGCGCGGCGCACTTCCCCTTCCCCGGCTGGAACGAGGGCTTCACCACGTCCGCGCCGCTGGCGTACGCGGGCATCAAGGGCCAGCGCGGCATCCCCGCGGGCGACCACGCCATCCTGGACATCATCCCGGTGGACCAGGTGGCCGGCGCCACGCTGGGCATCACCGCGCACGCGATGCAGGTGGAGGAGCGCCGCGTCTACAACCTGGCGTCCGGTGACGTGAACCCGTTCCTCGCCAGCCGCTCCGTGGAGCTGGTGGGCCTGTACCGCCGCCGCTACTACCGCAACCGCGAGACGGGCAACTCGCTGGTCAACTCGCTGCGCTCGCGCATCGAGCCGCAGCCCGTGAGCAAGCAGGAGTTCCAGCTGCTCAGCGCGCCCATGCTGGCGAAGGGCGCGAAGCTCTTGAAGAAGGCCATGGACGAGGTGCGGCCCGCGTGGGGCGCGCCGCGCATCCAGGCGATGATGGACAAGGCCCGCGTCGCGCTGGACGAGGTGGAGTCGCAGGCGGACAGCCTCGGCGGCCTCATCGAGCTGTTCCTCCCCTTCCTCTGGGAGAACCGCTACGTCTTCCGCTGCGACAACACGCGCTCCGTCTACGAGCGCATGGTGCCGGCGGACCGCGCGAAGATTGACTGGGCGCCGGACCGCATCGACTGGCGCGAGTACTTCCTGGGCACGCACCTGCCCGGCCTGGAGAAGTGGGTGTTCCCCGGCCTGGACGAGGAGCGCGAGAAGCGCACCGCCATCCCCGCGCACCGCGACCTCCTGGAGCTGTTCGAGGCCACCGTGCACGCGTACCGTCACCGCGTGGCGTTCCGCATGGCCGCGGGGGAGAAGGAGGAGCGCTTCACCTTCGGCGAGGTGCACCGCTACGCGGCCCGCGTGGGCAGCTACCTCATGGCCCAGGGCATCAAGCGCGGCGACCGCGTGCTGCTGGTGTCGGAGAACCGGCCGGAGTGGGCCATCAGCTACTTCGGCATCCTGCGCGCGGGCGGCACCGCCGTCCCCGTGGACCCCGCGCTCACGGAGGCGGAGGTCGTCAACATCGCGAAGCGCGCGGCGGCCAAGCAGTGCCTCGTGTCCGAGCAGGCCGCGCAGGACTTCCCCGGCCTCTTCGCGGCGCTGGGCGAAGGCGTGGGCGTGGCGAGCCTCGCGGAGGCCATGACGGGCGACCCGGCGTACCCGGACCGCATCGGGCCGGTGCGCAAGTCCGCGGCCGCCGACGACGTGGCGAGCGTCATCTTCACCTCCGGCACCACCGGCACGCCCAAGGGCGTGATGCTCACGCACCGCAACTTCGCGTCGCTGGTGGCGAAGCTGGCGGGCGCGTTCGACGTGGGCGTGGGTGACGGCGTGCTGTCCGTGCTGCCCCTGCACCACACCTTCGAGTTCTCCGCCGGCTTCCTCACGCCGTTCATGCGCGGCGCGGAGATCACGTACATCGACGAGCTCACGTCGGACCGGCTGGGTGACGTCTTCGAGACGGGCCGCGTGACGGCGATGATTGGCGTGCCCGCGCTCTGGCAGCTCCTGCACCGCAAGATTACGCAGGAGATGGCCGCGCGCCCGCCGGTGGTGGAGCAGGCGCTCAAGGCGCTGATGGCGGCCAACGGGGAGCTGCGCAACCGCAGCTCGCTCAACCTGGGCAAGCTCCTGTTCTGGCCGGTGCACCGCAAGTTCGGCGGCCGGGTGAAGGTGCTGGTGTCGGGCGGCTCCGCGCTGTCCGAAGAGGTGCACCAGGCCTTCCACGAGCTGGGCTTCACCATGCGCGAGGGCTACGGCCTCACGGAGGCCGCGCCGGTGCTGGCGGTGTCGGAGGCCACCAACAAGCGCATCAAGGGCACGGTGGGCAAGGCGCTGCCGGGCATCGAGTTCAAGGTCCTCAACCCGGACAACGACGGCATTGGCGAGGTGCTGGCCAAGGGCCCGAACGTGATGGCGGGCTACTTCGGGGACCGCGAGGCCACCGAGGCCGTGGTGAAGGACGGCTGGCTGCACACCGGCGACCTGGGCCGCATGGACGACGAGGGCCGCCTGTACCTCATGGGCCGCGCCAAGGACGTCATCGTCGACGCCAACGGCAAGAACGTCTACCCGGACGAGCTGGAGGAGCTGTACCAGGAGCACGAGCACATCAAGGAGCTGTCCATCGTCGGCCTGCCGGAGGACGCGGGCGGCGAGAAGGTGGCGTGCCTGTGCGTGCCGGACTTCAAGGACCGCCCGCGTGAGGAGGTCCGCCACGAGCTGGAGGAGCACTTCCGCAAGGTGAGCGCGGGCATGCCCTTCTACCGGCGCGTGAAGGTGCTGCGCTTCTGGGACGGCGAGCTGCCGCGCACCTCCACGCGCAAGGTGAAGCGCAAGCGCGTGGTGGAGGAGCTGCAGCGGCTGGACCGCGTGGCGGCGAGCGCGGGCCGCGTGAAGGAGAAGGCGCAGGCGGCGCCCACCACGGGCGGCGTGTCGGACTGGCTGCATCCGCTCATCGCGGAAGTCTGCCACCGCCCGGTGTCGGACGTGCGGCCGGACGCGCAGCTCATCGGCGACCTGGGCTTCGACTCGCTGATGCTCACGGAGATGTCCGTGGCGCTGGAGGGCGCGGGCGTGCCGCTGCCCGCCATTGAAGACCTGACGCAGGTGCAGACGGTGGAGGACCTGCGCAAGCTGGTGGTGGCCTCCGGACGTCGGCCTTCGGCGGAGACGCGCGCGCGCGACATCAAGAAGGAGGCCGAGCGCGCGGAGGAGGCGGAGATTCCGGTGCCGGAGTCGGTGTCCGCGCTGGGCCGTCAGCTGATGTCCTTCGGGCAGAAGGTGCTCTACGGCGGCGTCTTCGACGTGAAGGTGACGGGCAAGACGTTCATCCCGCAGAACCGCAACTTCCTCGTCATCGCCAACCACGCCAGCCACCTGGACGCGGGCCTGGTGCGCGTGGTGCTGGGCGACCAGGGCGAGCGCATGGTGTCCCTGGCCGCGCGTGACTACTTCTTCGACACGCCGCTCAAGCGCGCGTGGTTCGAGAACTTCACGAACCTCATCCCCATCGACCGGCAGGGTTCGCTGCGCGAGTCGCTGCGGGTGGCGGGCGAGGCGCTGCGGCAGGGCTTCAACGTCCTCATCTTCCCGGAGGGCACGCGCTCCCAGACGGGCGAGCTGATGGAGTTCAAGCCGACGCTGGGCTACCTGTCGCTCACCTACGGCGTGGACGTGCTGCCGCTGTACATCCACGGCGCGTACGAAGCCTTGCCCAAGGGCTCCATGTTCCCGAAGACGAAGGAGCTGGAGGTGCACGTGGGCCCGGCGCTGGAGTACGCGTCGCTGAAGGCCCGGGCGCAGGGCATGGCGCGCTCGGAGGGCTACCGCTACGTGACGCACATCGCGGAGGAGGCGGTGCGCGCGCTCAGGGCGGGCAAGGTGCTGGACCTGGAGCAGGTGGGCGCGGACCGGGACTTCACCCCGCCCGCCCGGGCCCTGCGGGAAGGGAAGGACGCGTGA